The following proteins are co-located in the Tachysurus vachellii isolate PV-2020 chromosome 19, HZAU_Pvac_v1, whole genome shotgun sequence genome:
- the nhsa gene encoding actin remodeling regulator NHS has translation MPFAKRTVEPQRLCRSASPPALTEDLRALSNAALSRTVRQLSDVARHADSLFHELERELASTDRRLRDLREKVRRVERSTGELDHRQEAVPVSSLDVESKLSEHFQSVWQLQRNAFVPSSRPPCVEELHHNAKQSLRALHRDQQQRQDVSERERRVTLLIAPPTPTSPSHHKLHTFESLRSSSPTECCHFSRWSRQVDSDPDYVSLGHRSKFPIPNIPSPLDTQTNWSVTLPLPTPEDRMKSQSQAIVSCVVPIDVTGAGFDRDASVRCSLVYSQSVLQRRRKLRRRKTITGIPRPVCQDLDSDESAVASEQTVLVHSSPETCQKDLTLTCLNTRDSGCQTEDFLIAVVAPSRRRIRAQRGQSATFPLSHSTGNIPSLPDSSDTMFANSISSHLRSQSLPREGTRLFDKVQILSDNDEEEDRDLSSFEGEKFLLVPGEDMLKDEESTDDQVQIESQLGSFNQHPESPEHVWMQRGRSCLPCKTDEMSSSSDTFSSPIHSNAGVLASQLDHREDHQSSSGNWSGSSSTCPSQTSETIPPAASPPLTHCDSELSLNTALNITEESPEPYSGGSLQGIGGHQTGSFASTVTEMLDDAGVSKANEADWSYPQHKDNRSCLNFGLEHSRDGESCLECPSFVSIATIDSLDKPPSDKADTTSYFSVDAEGYYTSMHFDCGLKGSKSFTYNYASDDQQKEEYKGHESNRRRSHSLRKPKVKPSPPERCSSLKKISSHDGLTPETSKPKMMNEQNLPVSSNDRDFPLAASDPSDQPEGEQLLEASDGQISNQIPDVALLGSTDKQSLNNNVFVQSDYADPWLVNALKSNDTYASLSNSSTATGTTVIECRRSQESLESQSGSRATTPSLPPGESEFKLPSPEKLVSLASPSSGYSSQSETPTSSSAFFPNPNPLSPTGGKRKPKVPERKSSLTSLQKRTSKKDLELPIIPPTHLNLSAFHNGKKPFSPRNHIHVLNNNKYKVAVAENVEPGNTSPLEITPMMLHSVQLRSVSKPDEENHNLLCTDASTRPKKPTISKLNETRKPPPYRPLTSEFLSQDNCEPVFTPTDDQELACRPRISFTRNRFDRIAPTPLWSMNTFSSSSEQVSRDNMMADISKGQKLPAEPDEPFPQVRMGTEKDQDVTLEATEENPKTESPPDHDVRIPTRSEKYDQVPDLILHSSQDSSEIDPISNNSNHREESVSSGGVTRSASQETIGEVSTPDTEDYFSKESTTSDPVASPLTDESTTEDDGVFLSPSKARTTEDLFAMIHRSKRKVLGRKDSKGDSAVRTSSGASPATSPSAPVTPTSSLRAPSQIYRSVKKSNTSNEEFKQLLLKRGSRSDSSYRISATEILKSPIASRTFSDTVSEDTKHPEGFPSPFQLHSPEKSAEVLHSPYPKANVEGFSTKVFSSSRPGRSRLPPASNSSRYSTRSRLFTTPMQAISEGETENSDGSPHDDRSS, from the exons ctgtaTCGAGTCTGGATGTTGAGAGTAAACTCAGTGAACATTTCCAGTCTGTTTGGCAGCTGCAGAGAAACGCCTTCGTCCCCTCGAGTCGGCCGCCGTGTGTCGAGGAGCTTCACCACAACGCCAAACAGAGCCTGAGAGCTTTACACCGAG atcaGCAGCAGAGACAGGATGTCAGTGAACGAGAGCGGAGGGTAACCCTCTTgatagccccgcccacaccCACTTCTCCCTCCCACCACAAACTCCATACG TTTGAAAGTCTTCGATCCTCTTCCCCTACTGAATGTTGCCACTTCTCTCGATGGAGCAGACAG GTGGACTCCGATCCTGATTACGTGTCTTTAGGTCACAGATCTAAGTTCCCGATTCCCAACATTCCCTCCCCGCTGGACACTCAGACCAACTGGAGTGTCACTCTGCCGCTACCGACTCCTGAAGACAGAATGAAGAGCCAATCACAGGCCATCGTGTCCTGCGTGGTGCCCATTGACGTCACAG GGGCCGGGTTCGACAGAGACGCCAGTGTTCGCTGCTCGCTAGTCTACTCACAGTCAGTGCTACAGAGGAGACGGAAACTAAGAAGAAGGAAAACGATCACGGGCATTCCCAGACCAGTGTGTCAAGACTTAG ACTCTGATGAGTCTGCCGTGGCTAGCGAGCAGACTGTCCTAGTGCACTCCAGCCCTGAAACTTGTCAGAAGGACCTCACACTCACTTGTCTCAACACCAGAGACTCTGGCTGCCAGACGGAAGACTTCCTGATTGCTGTTGTGGCACCATCTCGCAGACGGATCAGAGCTCAGAGGGGTCAGAGTGCGACTTTTCCACTTTCCCATTCCACAGGAAACATACCGTCCCTGCCAGACAGTTCAGATACCATGTTCGCCAACTCCATCAGCTCCCATTTGCGCTCACAAAGCCTTCCTCGAGAAGGCACACGATTATTTGACAAAGTCCAAATTCTTAGTGataatgatgaagaagaagacagaGATCTTTCATCATTCGAAGGAGAAAAATTCCTTCTAGTACCAGGAGAGGACATGCTAAAAGATGAAGAGAGCACCGATGACCAGGTACAGATAGAGTCACAGCTAGGAAGCTTTAACCAGCATCCTGAGAGCCCAGAGCATGTGTGGATGCAGAGAGGTAGGTCCTGTCTGCCTTGTAAAACTGATGAGATGTCGTCGAGCTCTGACACATTCAGCAGCCCTATTCACTCCAATGCTGGAGTTCTAGCCAGCCAGCTGGACCACAGGGAGGACCACCAGTCTTCCAGTGGAAACTGGAGTGGCAGCAGTTCCACATGCCCTTCACAGACATCAGAGACGATTCCTCCCGCTGCCTCACCACCACTAACACACTGTGACTCAGAACTGTCTCTAAACACAGCTCTTAACATCACCGAAGAGTCTCCTGAGCCATACTCTGGAGGCAGCCTGCAAGGTATAGGGGGTCACCAAACAGGATCATTTGCTTCCACTGTAACTGAAATGCTTGATGATGCTGGAGTTAGCAAAGCAAATGAAGCTGACTGGAGTTATCCTCAACATAAAGACAACAGGTCCTGTCTCAACTTCGGCCTTGAACACTCTAGGGATGGGGAGTCCTGCCTTGAGTGCCCCAGTTTTGTTAGCATAGCCACAATTGATAGCTTAGATAAGCCTCCGTCTGACAAGGCTGACACGACATCATACTTCTCTGTGGATGCCGAGGGCTACTATACCTCCATGCACTTTGACTGCGGTCTTAAAGGTAGTAAAAGTTTCACATACAACTATGCATCTGATGACCAGCAAAAGGAAGAGTACAAAGGTCATGAATCAAACAGAAGACGCAGTCATTCTCTAAGGAAGCCAAAAGTGAAGCCGTCACCTCCAGAACGCTGCtcgtcattaaaaaaaattagcagtcATGATGGATTAACTCCTGAAACGAGTAAACCAAAGATGATGAATGAGCAGAACTTACCAGTGTCTTCCAATGACAGGGATTTTCCATTGGCAGCAAGTGACCCCTCTGACCAGCCAGAGGGTGAGCAGTTGTTGGAGGCCTCGGATgggcaaatttctaatcagatTCCAGATGTGGCTTTGCTTGGCTCCACAGACAAACAGTCCTTAAACAACAATGTATTTGTGCAGTCTGACTATGCAGATCCCTGGCTTGTGAATGCCTTAAAGTCCAATGATACTTATGCATCTTTGTCAAATTCCAGCACTGCTACCGGGACCACAGTCATTGAATGCAGGAGGTCACAAGAGAGCTTAGAGTCACAGTCTGGCTCAAGGGCAACCACTCCGTCACTGCCACCTGGGGAATCCGAATTTAAACTGCCCTCCCCAGAGAAGCTGGTAAGTCTAGCCTCCCCTTCCAGTGGCTATTCAAGCCAGTCTGAAACACCAACATCTTCATCTGCTTTTTTTCCAAACCCTAATCCTTTGTCCCCCACTGGtggaaaaagaaaaccaaaagtcCCAGAGAGAAAGTCCTCCCTCACTTCGCTGCAGAAGCGCACATCCAAAAAGGACCTTGAGCTACCCATTATACCCCCTACTCACCTCAACCTAAGTGCCTTTCACAATGGCAAGAAGCCTTTTTCCCCAAGAAACCACATCCATGTccttaacaacaacaaatacaaagTGGCTGTGGCTGAAAATGTTGAACCTGGAAACACCAGTCCTTTGGAAATCACCCCGATGATGCTTCATTCTGTCCAGCTACGTTCAGTTAGCAAACCTGATGAAGAAAACCACAATCTGCTTTGCACAGATGCTTCCACTAGACCCAAGAAACCCACCATAAGCAAACTCAATGAGACCAGGAAGCCTCCACCTTATAGACCTCTCACCAGTGAATTCCTGTCTCAAGATAACTGTGAACCAGTGTTTACTCCTACAGATGATCAGGAGCTTGCGTGTCGACCGAGGATTTCCTTTACAAGAAACAGATTTGACAGGATAGCTCCGACACCTCTTTGGAGCATGAACACTTTCAGTTCATCTTCTGAACAAGTGAGCAGAGATAATATGATGGCAGACATATCAAAGGGTCAAAAGTTACCTGCTGAACCAGATGAACCTTTCCCTCAGGTCAGGATGGGAACAGAGAAGGACCAGGACGTGACTCTTGAGGCAACAGAAGAAAACCCCAAAACCGAATCACCACCTGATCATGATGTTAGAATCCCTACAAGATCTGAGAAATATGATCAAGTGCCTGACTTAATCCTTCACTCATCTCAAGATTCATCAGAAATTGATCCAATTAGCAATAACAGCAATCACAGAGAGGAATCAGTATCATCAGGTGGTGTAACCAGAAGTGCCTCACAGGAAACCATAGGAGAAGTGTCTACACCCGATACAGAGGATTACTTCAGCAAAG AATCAACAACTAGTGATCCAGTAGCGTCGCCTTTAACTGATGAATCAACAACTGAGGATGACGGTGTTTTCCTTTCCCCTAGTAAAGCTCGTACAACCGAGGATCTCTTTGCCATGATCCACAG GTCAAAAAGGAAAGTCCTTGGCCGAAAGGACTCAAAAGGAGATTCGGCCGTTCGGACTTCCTCGGGTGCTTCTCCTGCCACGTCCCCGAGTGCGCCAGTTACACCAACAAGCTCCCTACGAGCACCGAGCCAAATATACAGGAGTGTCAAAAAGTCGAACACTTCCAATGAGGAATTCAAACAGCTTCTTCTTAAAAGAGGAAGTCGGTCCGATTCCAGCTATCGCATATCAGCTACTGAGATCCTAAAAAGTCCCATTGCATCAAGAACATTCAGTGACACCGTGTCAGAAGATACAAAGCATCCTGAAGGTTTCCCTTCACCATTCCAGCTGCACTCTCCGGAGAAATCAGCGGAGGTTCTTCATAGCCCCTACCCGAAAGCCAACGTGGAGGGGTTCTCCACAAAGGTTTTTAGTTCTTCCAGACCAGGTCGTTCAAGGTTACCACCAGCCTCAAACAGCAGTCGTTACAGCACACGCAGTCGACTGTTCACAACACCCATGCAGGCGATTTCTGAAGGGGAAACGGAAAATTCGGACGGAAGTCCACATGATGACCGTTCCTCTTAA